A genome region from Nocardioides cynanchi includes the following:
- a CDS encoding ArsR/SmtB family transcription factor, which yields MSKSQVVVPPRRVLELTPVETVACCSPLMQEPLSGEAAERIAPLLKALADPVRLRLMSMIASHADGEACVCDLNDAFDLSQPTISHHLKVLHEVGLLDRNKRGVWVYYRIRPAALADLGALLGGLPG from the coding sequence ATGTCGAAGTCTCAGGTGGTCGTACCCCCGCGCCGGGTCCTGGAGCTGACGCCGGTGGAGACCGTCGCGTGCTGCTCGCCGCTGATGCAGGAACCCCTGTCGGGTGAGGCAGCCGAGCGGATCGCGCCCCTGCTCAAGGCGCTGGCCGACCCGGTCCGGCTCCGGCTGATGTCGATGATCGCCTCGCACGCCGACGGCGAGGCCTGCGTCTGCGACCTGAACGACGCCTTCGACCTGTCGCAGCCGACGATCAGCCACCATCTCAAGGTGCTGCACGAGGTCGGGCTGCTCGATCGCAACAAGCGCGGGGTGTGGGTCTACTACCGCATCCGCCCCGCGGCCCTCGCCGACCTGGGCGCGCTGCTCGGCGGGCTGCCCGGATGA
- a CDS encoding VOC family protein: protein MSIQLNHTIVHVSDKDRAAEDLAAILGLAPPGTYGPFRVLELANGVSLDFADDHGDPDGQHYAFLVEETEFDAIRQRIVDRGLDFWADPFHRRPGVVNTNDGGRGLYWSDADGHNLEILTVPYGG from the coding sequence ATGAGCATCCAGCTCAACCACACGATCGTCCACGTCTCCGACAAGGACCGCGCCGCGGAGGACCTGGCCGCGATCCTCGGGCTCGCTCCCCCGGGGACCTACGGCCCGTTCCGGGTCCTGGAGCTCGCCAACGGCGTCTCGCTGGACTTCGCCGACGACCACGGCGACCCCGACGGGCAGCACTACGCCTTCCTCGTGGAGGAGACCGAGTTCGACGCGATCCGGCAGCGGATCGTGGACCGCGGCCTGGACTTCTGGGCCGACCCGTTCCATCGTCGTCCGGGCGTGGTCAACACCAACGACGGTGGGCGCGGCCTCTACTGGTCCGACGCCGACGGCCACAACCTGGAGATCCTGACCGTCCCCTACGGCGGCTGA
- a CDS encoding peptidylprolyl isomerase, with amino-acid sequence MADQQAVLKTNRGDITINLFPDHAPETVANFTGLAEGTKDYHDDAGRSGVPFYDGLGFHRVISGFMIQGGCPKGTGTGGPGYTFKDEPHPELVFDKPYLLAMANAGPGTNGSQFFITVGPTPHLNFKHTIFGEVADQDSRDVVDTIATTRTGAGDRPVEPVVIETVEIRRS; translated from the coding sequence ATGGCTGACCAGCAGGCCGTCCTGAAGACCAACCGGGGCGACATCACGATCAACCTGTTCCCCGACCATGCGCCCGAGACGGTGGCCAACTTCACCGGGCTGGCCGAGGGCACCAAGGACTACCACGACGACGCCGGTCGCTCGGGTGTGCCGTTCTACGACGGGCTCGGCTTCCACCGCGTGATCTCCGGGTTCATGATCCAGGGCGGGTGCCCGAAGGGCACCGGCACCGGCGGCCCGGGCTACACCTTCAAGGACGAGCCGCACCCCGAGCTGGTCTTCGACAAGCCCTACCTCCTCGCGATGGCCAACGCCGGCCCCGGCACCAACGGCTCGCAGTTCTTCATCACCGTCGGACCCACGCCGCACCTGAACTTCAAGCACACCATCTTCGGTGAGGTCGCCGACCAGGACTCCCGGGACGTCGTCGACACGATCGCGACCACCCGGACCGGCGCGGGTGACCGGCCGGTCGAGCCGGTGGTGATCGAGACCGTCGAGATCAGGCGCTCCTGA
- a CDS encoding SURF1 family protein, giving the protein MPTAAPASVVRRATAPATWPIHLLALAGIVGCLLLGRWQLHVWQDHRAQSSVAVTRQAPVPLDSVLGPDAAYPDVGLGRPVLVEGTWVPRETVLVTGQQQGGATGTWVVTPVLTSSGSEIPIVRGWVAPSHGVPAPPHGRASLVGLLQPSDDSGPVDDDPHDRTLPALSITGLVPLTGHDLYGGYAIATSRAVPQGQTVSGMTGLTAAQAPHLPGADASTALRNLLYALQWWFFAAFVVFMWWRWLAEDVLPDPGAAAQA; this is encoded by the coding sequence GTGCCGACCGCCGCCCCCGCCTCCGTCGTACGACGGGCCACGGCACCGGCGACCTGGCCGATCCACCTGCTGGCCCTGGCGGGGATCGTCGGCTGCCTCCTGCTCGGCCGCTGGCAGCTGCACGTCTGGCAGGACCACCGTGCGCAGAGCTCGGTCGCGGTCACCCGGCAGGCGCCGGTGCCGCTCGACTCCGTGCTCGGTCCCGACGCGGCGTACCCCGACGTCGGGCTGGGCCGGCCGGTGCTCGTCGAGGGGACCTGGGTGCCGCGCGAGACGGTGCTGGTGACGGGGCAGCAGCAGGGTGGCGCGACGGGCACCTGGGTGGTCACCCCGGTGCTGACCTCGTCGGGCTCGGAGATCCCGATCGTGCGCGGGTGGGTGGCCCCGTCGCACGGCGTACCGGCGCCGCCGCACGGCAGGGCGTCCCTGGTGGGGCTCCTCCAGCCGTCGGACGACAGCGGGCCGGTCGACGACGACCCGCACGACCGGACCCTCCCGGCGCTGAGCATCACCGGGCTGGTGCCGCTGACGGGGCACGACCTGTACGGCGGCTACGCGATCGCGACGAGCCGCGCCGTACCCCAGGGGCAGACCGTCAGCGGGATGACCGGCCTGACTGCTGCGCAGGCACCCCACCTGCCCGGCGCCGATGCGTCCACGGCGCTGCGCAACCTCCTCTACGCCCTCCAGTGGTGGTTCTTCGCGGCGTTCGTGGTGTTCATGTGGTGGCGCTGGCTGGCCGAGGACGTGCTGCCCGATCCGGGGGCCGCAGCGCAGGCCTAG
- a CDS encoding TusE/DsrC/DsvC family sulfur relay protein, whose translation MPVTTMAGRPIQVNDEGFLTDADEWDEALGAELAAAIGITLTDEHWKAIRFLREDFAEQGETATLRRVSTRGEIPVKRLFELFPQKPTKKMAYVAGLPKPRGCV comes from the coding sequence ATGCCTGTGACCACCATGGCCGGACGTCCGATCCAGGTCAACGACGAGGGTTTCCTGACCGATGCCGACGAGTGGGACGAGGCGCTCGGCGCGGAGCTGGCCGCGGCCATCGGGATCACCCTGACCGACGAGCACTGGAAGGCGATCCGGTTCCTGCGCGAGGACTTCGCCGAGCAGGGCGAGACCGCCACGTTGCGCCGCGTCTCGACCCGCGGGGAGATCCCGGTCAAGCGGCTCTTCGAGCTGTTCCCGCAGAAGCCCACCAAGAAGATGGCGTACGTCGCCGGCCTGCCCAAGCCGCGCGGCTGCGTCTGA
- a CDS encoding FadR/GntR family transcriptional regulator, which produces MPLQPVHRRSVPDEVFDQVLGEVVAGRFGAGEALPSERRLAEVLGVSRPAVREALQRMAQTRLLEVRHGGATTVRDFQRYAGLDLLPTLLVRDGSVDLAVARSVVEARLLIGPGVAALAAQRRTPGLIDRLAEVVDAYDACDEAVETQRLALGYWDLVVDAADSVTFRLLFNSLRAAYEPALAVLAPLLGSEPGRAGAYRVLTAAIGEGDPDTTRAAAERVLRTSTDALLTALDAVEAR; this is translated from the coding sequence ATGCCGCTGCAGCCCGTGCATCGTCGCTCGGTCCCCGACGAGGTCTTCGACCAGGTCCTCGGCGAGGTCGTGGCCGGCCGCTTCGGTGCCGGCGAGGCGCTGCCCAGCGAGCGCCGCCTCGCCGAGGTGCTCGGGGTGTCGCGACCGGCCGTGCGCGAGGCGCTCCAGCGGATGGCCCAGACCCGCCTGCTCGAGGTGCGGCACGGCGGGGCGACCACCGTGCGCGACTTCCAGCGGTACGCCGGCCTCGACCTGCTGCCCACGCTGCTCGTGAGGGACGGCTCGGTCGACCTCGCCGTGGCTCGCAGCGTGGTCGAGGCTCGGCTGCTGATCGGCCCCGGCGTCGCGGCCCTGGCCGCCCAGCGTCGTACCCCCGGACTCATCGACCGGCTCGCCGAGGTCGTCGACGCCTACGACGCGTGCGACGAGGCGGTCGAGACCCAGCGGCTCGCTCTGGGCTACTGGGACCTGGTCGTCGACGCGGCGGACTCGGTCACCTTCCGCCTGCTCTTCAACAGCCTGCGCGCGGCCTACGAGCCGGCGCTGGCCGTCCTGGCCCCGCTGCTGGGCTCGGAGCCGGGTCGCGCCGGTGCCTACCGCGTGCTGACCGCCGCGATCGGCGAGGGCGACCCCGACACCACCCGTGCGGCCGCCGAGCGCGTGCTGCGCACCAGCACCGACGCCCTGCTCACCGCCCTCGACGCCGTGGAGGCCCGATGA
- a CDS encoding patatin-like phospholipase family protein, which translates to MTTAFVLGGGGVLGAAEVGMLRALFEAGIGPDLVLGTSVGALNGAMVARDPTAAVIDRLTELWQDTETARTIADRPLRTVRRAVSTGTHIYSSGPMQKRLIAEFGETTFEDLPVRFQVCAASIERAAEHWFTSGRLVDAIMASAAVPGLLPPAKVGDEHFLDGGIVNSIPLGRAVALGADRVFVLQVGRIDRPLQVPHRPWEVARVSFEIARRHRFARELAELPEGVEAHVLPARGTTSRDDSLLAHRDFSRVRNRIDASYEASRDYLAALR; encoded by the coding sequence ATGACGACGGCGTTCGTGCTCGGGGGCGGTGGGGTGCTGGGTGCTGCCGAGGTGGGCATGCTGCGAGCGCTCTTCGAGGCCGGCATCGGTCCGGACCTGGTCCTGGGCACCAGCGTCGGCGCCCTGAACGGGGCGATGGTCGCCCGCGACCCGACCGCGGCGGTGATCGACCGCCTGACCGAGCTCTGGCAGGACACCGAGACCGCGCGCACGATCGCCGACCGCCCGCTGCGGACGGTACGCCGTGCCGTCTCGACCGGCACCCACATCTACTCCTCCGGGCCGATGCAGAAGCGACTGATCGCGGAGTTCGGCGAGACCACCTTCGAGGACCTGCCGGTGCGCTTCCAGGTCTGCGCTGCCAGCATCGAGCGGGCCGCGGAGCACTGGTTCACCAGCGGCCGGCTGGTCGACGCGATCATGGCCAGCGCGGCGGTCCCCGGCCTGCTGCCGCCGGCCAAGGTCGGTGACGAGCACTTCCTCGACGGCGGCATCGTGAACTCGATCCCGCTCGGGCGCGCCGTGGCCCTGGGCGCCGACCGGGTCTTCGTGCTCCAGGTGGGACGCATCGACCGGCCTCTCCAGGTGCCGCACCGGCCGTGGGAGGTCGCGCGGGTGTCGTTCGAGATCGCCCGGCGGCACCGCTTCGCCCGCGAGCTGGCCGAGCTGCCCGAGGGCGTGGAGGCGCACGTGCTCCCGGCCCGGGGTACGACGAGCCGGGACGACTCGCTGCTCGCCCACCGCGACTTCTCCCGGGTCCGCAACCGGATCGACGCCAGCTACGAAGCCTCTCGGGACTACCTCGCGGCGCTCCGGTGA
- a CDS encoding DUF3817 domain-containing protein, whose product MSKLFPAYRFLAILVGVLLAFCSLVALPLRYLPAQGSSLQRFGEAASIMWVAHGWVFIVYVVVSFLLWRQTRWSLPFALLVLAAGLIPLVIFWVERVVTRRIRAEHPELAPVPG is encoded by the coding sequence GTGTCCAAGCTCTTCCCCGCCTACCGCTTCCTGGCGATCCTCGTCGGCGTCCTGCTCGCCTTCTGCTCGCTGGTGGCGCTGCCGCTGCGCTACCTCCCCGCTCAGGGCAGCAGCCTCCAGCGCTTCGGCGAGGCCGCCAGCATCATGTGGGTCGCCCACGGCTGGGTCTTCATCGTCTACGTCGTGGTCTCGTTCCTGCTGTGGCGCCAGACCCGCTGGTCACTGCCCTTCGCGCTGCTCGTGCTGGCGGCCGGACTGATCCCCCTGGTGATCTTCTGGGTGGAGCGGGTCGTGACCCGCCGGATCCGCGCCGAGCACCCCGAGCTCGCCCCCGTTCCCGGATAG
- a CDS encoding cupin domain-containing protein, with amino-acid sequence MSAPDPSHTSYPPPTYLGEHGEVTATVRRADAEPELSYRAGGTVSYLATTESTNGQFGLYRWDFGTNVSGPDPHFHRTISETFFILSGTVRVYDGRDWLDARAGDFMFVPAGGIHGFRNESQARASMLLLFAPGAPREEYFETLKRLGEGLTMTSDERESFYAAHDNIWL; translated from the coding sequence GTGTCCGCACCCGACCCTTCACACACGTCGTACCCTCCCCCGACCTATCTCGGCGAGCACGGTGAGGTCACCGCGACCGTGCGCCGCGCCGACGCCGAGCCCGAGCTCAGCTACCGCGCCGGGGGGACGGTCAGCTACCTGGCGACGACCGAGTCGACGAACGGCCAGTTCGGGCTCTACCGCTGGGACTTCGGCACCAACGTCAGCGGTCCCGACCCCCACTTCCACCGGACCATCTCGGAGACGTTCTTCATCCTCTCCGGCACGGTCCGGGTCTACGACGGGCGCGACTGGCTCGATGCCCGCGCCGGCGACTTCATGTTCGTGCCGGCCGGTGGCATCCACGGCTTCCGCAACGAGTCGCAGGCTCGGGCCTCGATGTTGCTGCTCTTCGCTCCGGGCGCGCCACGCGAGGAGTACTTCGAGACCCTCAAGCGCCTCGGTGAGGGCCTGACCATGACCTCCGACGAGCGCGAGTCCTTCTACGCAGCGCACGACAACATCTGGCTCTGA
- a CDS encoding 1-acyl-sn-glycerol-3-phosphate acyltransferase encodes MIWVLRRLVIAPAMIGLAVALWVTLPLWLIAAAALTPILPGRWRALRLLWLFVVYVTCESVLLVVLLGLWVAAGFGRRLRTPYFEGIHYDLTEGLLWVLFGEARRVLKLRIETDGPSPDAHPGVPLIVACRHAGPGDSLILIHALMDWYHREPRVVLKDTLAWDPMIDVILHRIPASFISTNPRAGQDFESEIAALARGLDENDAFVIFPEGGNFTPARRRRGIDRLRKLGMERMARRAERMTHVLAPRPGGFLAALDSAPDADVVLVAHTGLDHMLTVGDVWRELPMDKVITMRWWQVPREEIPAEREARIEWLFGWWERIDAWIAENRPQDLSRGRSRRTTSAS; translated from the coding sequence GTGATCTGGGTCCTGCGGCGCCTGGTGATCGCGCCGGCGATGATCGGCCTGGCGGTCGCCCTCTGGGTGACGCTCCCGCTGTGGCTGATCGCCGCGGCGGCGCTGACGCCGATCCTGCCCGGCCGCTGGCGCGCCCTGCGGCTGCTGTGGCTCTTCGTCGTCTACGTCACCTGCGAGAGCGTCCTGCTGGTGGTGCTCCTCGGGCTGTGGGTCGCCGCCGGGTTCGGGCGACGCCTGCGTACGCCGTACTTCGAGGGGATCCACTACGACCTGACCGAGGGCCTGCTCTGGGTGCTGTTCGGCGAGGCGCGCCGGGTGCTCAAGCTCCGTATCGAGACCGACGGCCCCAGCCCGGACGCGCACCCGGGCGTGCCGCTGATCGTCGCCTGCCGCCACGCCGGGCCCGGCGACTCGCTGATCCTGATCCATGCCCTGATGGACTGGTACCACCGCGAGCCGCGCGTGGTGCTCAAGGACACCCTGGCGTGGGACCCGATGATCGACGTGATCCTGCACCGGATCCCGGCCAGCTTCATCTCCACCAACCCGCGCGCCGGCCAGGACTTCGAGTCGGAGATCGCCGCTCTCGCCCGCGGCCTCGACGAGAACGACGCGTTCGTGATCTTCCCCGAGGGCGGCAACTTCACTCCGGCCCGGCGCCGCCGTGGCATCGACCGCCTGCGCAAGCTCGGCATGGAGCGGATGGCTCGCCGTGCCGAGCGGATGACCCACGTGCTGGCGCCCCGCCCGGGCGGCTTCCTGGCCGCGCTCGACTCGGCGCCGGACGCCGACGTCGTGCTGGTCGCGCACACCGGGCTGGACCACATGCTCACGGTGGGCGACGTGTGGCGCGAGCTGCCCATGGACAAGGTGATCACCATGCGCTGGTGGCAGGTGCCGCGCGAGGAGATCCCCGCGGAGCGCGAGGCCCGGATCGAGTGGCTGTTCGGCTGGTGGGAGCGGATCGACGCCTGGATAGCCGAGAACCGGCCGCAGGATCTCTCCCGCGGCCGGTCCCGGCGTACGACGTCAGCGTCCTGA
- a CDS encoding NAD(P)/FAD-dependent oxidoreductase, with product MTRQLLVLGAGTAGTMIANKLRHRLDAGAWEITVVDRDDLHPYQPGYLFLPFGIYTPDQIHRPRHAQLADGVRFVEAEVERVDAEAHRVSLTDGRLLDYDYLVIASGTTPRPDQTPGMLGSQWRRSIFDFYTFEGANALATALQGFDHGRLVVHITEMPIKCPVAPLEFTFLADAWLHERGVRDRVELVFVTPLPGAFTKPVAAEHLGSMLEERKILLEPDFMIERIDDEAKTLVSYDEREIPFDLLVTIPLNMGADFVERSGLGDELNYVPVNKHTLQSKAHADIFAVGDASDIPTSKAGSVAHFSVEIFVDNFLELIAGKPMTGSFDGHANCFIESGDHKGLLIDFNYDTEPLTGSYPLPLAGPMALLKETRRNHLGKLAFRWIYWNVLLPGRPLPLPAHMSMAGKHAVTAATKEE from the coding sequence GTGACGAGGCAACTGCTGGTGCTGGGTGCCGGTACGGCCGGGACCATGATCGCGAACAAGCTCCGGCATCGGCTCGATGCCGGCGCGTGGGAGATCACGGTCGTCGACCGCGACGACCTCCATCCCTACCAACCGGGCTACCTGTTCCTGCCGTTCGGGATCTACACCCCCGACCAGATCCACCGGCCTCGCCATGCGCAGCTCGCCGACGGCGTCAGGTTCGTCGAGGCCGAGGTCGAGCGGGTCGATGCCGAGGCCCACCGGGTCTCGCTGACCGACGGCCGGCTGCTCGACTACGACTACCTCGTGATCGCCTCCGGCACCACGCCACGGCCCGACCAGACGCCGGGCATGTTGGGGAGCCAGTGGCGCCGCAGCATCTTCGACTTCTACACCTTCGAGGGCGCGAACGCGCTGGCGACTGCGCTCCAGGGCTTCGACCACGGCCGGCTCGTCGTCCACATCACCGAGATGCCGATCAAGTGTCCGGTCGCCCCCCTGGAGTTCACCTTCCTCGCCGACGCCTGGCTGCACGAGCGCGGCGTACGAGACCGGGTGGAGCTGGTGTTCGTCACCCCGCTGCCCGGCGCCTTCACCAAGCCGGTCGCGGCCGAGCACCTCGGCTCGATGCTCGAGGAGCGCAAGATCCTTCTGGAGCCCGACTTCATGATCGAGCGGATCGACGACGAGGCGAAGACCCTCGTGTCGTACGACGAGCGCGAGATCCCCTTCGACCTGCTGGTCACCATCCCGCTCAACATGGGTGCCGACTTCGTCGAGCGGTCGGGACTCGGGGACGAGCTCAACTACGTGCCGGTGAACAAGCACACCCTGCAGTCCAAGGCGCACGCCGACATCTTCGCCGTCGGTGACGCCTCCGACATCCCGACCTCCAAGGCCGGTTCGGTCGCCCACTTCTCGGTGGAGATCTTCGTGGACAACTTCCTCGAGCTGATCGCCGGGAAGCCGATGACCGGTTCGTTCGACGGGCACGCGAACTGCTTCATCGAGAGTGGCGACCACAAAGGTCTCCTGATCGACTTCAACTACGACACCGAGCCACTGACCGGCAGCTACCCGCTGCCCCTGGCCGGGCCGATGGCGCTGCTGAAGGAGACGCGGCGCAACCACCTCGGGAAGCTGGCGTTCCGCTGGATCTACTGGAACGTCCTGCTGCCGGGCCGGCCACTGCCGCTGCCCGCCCACATGTCGATGGCCGGCAAGCACGCCGTCACCGCGGCAACCAAGGAGGAGTGA
- the arsB gene encoding ACR3 family arsenite efflux transporter, which produces MSDLVRETAQAPEDAAVLRRLSTLDRFLPVWIIAAMVAGLLLGRIVPGLDGALSKVEIGSVSLPIAIGLLVMMYPVLAKVRYDELGHVTADKRLLVSSIALNWVLGPALMFALAWLMLPDLPAYRTGLIIVGLARCIAMVLIWNELACGDREAAAILVAINSVFQIVAFAALGWFYLEVLPGWLGLDSTGNGGGLHVSVWEIARSVLVFLGIPLLAGFLTRTLGERARGREWYESTFLPRIGPAALHGLLFTIVVLFALQGDTITSRPLDVARIALPLLAYFALMWTGAFALGHALQMSYPRTATLAFTAAGNNFELAIAVAIGVFGVTSGQALAGVVGPLIEVPVLVGLVYVALWARRRFYPTTRESTQGAPL; this is translated from the coding sequence ATGAGCGATCTTGTCCGCGAGACCGCGCAGGCGCCCGAGGACGCCGCGGTCCTCCGGCGGCTCTCGACGCTCGACCGGTTCCTGCCGGTGTGGATCATCGCGGCCATGGTGGCCGGGCTGCTCCTCGGGCGGATCGTCCCGGGGCTCGACGGCGCCCTGTCGAAGGTCGAGATCGGCTCGGTGTCGCTGCCGATCGCGATCGGGCTCCTGGTGATGATGTACCCGGTGCTGGCCAAGGTCCGCTACGACGAGCTGGGCCACGTCACCGCGGACAAACGGCTCCTGGTCTCCTCGATCGCCCTGAACTGGGTGCTCGGCCCCGCCCTGATGTTCGCCCTGGCCTGGCTGATGCTGCCCGACCTCCCGGCGTACCGCACCGGGCTGATCATCGTCGGCCTGGCCCGGTGCATCGCGATGGTGCTGATCTGGAACGAGCTGGCCTGCGGAGACCGCGAGGCCGCCGCGATCCTGGTGGCGATCAACTCGGTCTTCCAGATCGTGGCGTTCGCGGCCCTCGGCTGGTTCTACCTCGAGGTGCTGCCCGGCTGGCTCGGCCTGGACAGCACCGGCAACGGCGGCGGCCTCCACGTCTCGGTCTGGGAGATCGCCCGGTCCGTCCTGGTCTTCCTGGGCATCCCGCTGCTGGCCGGGTTCCTGACCCGCACCCTGGGCGAGCGTGCCCGCGGGCGGGAGTGGTACGAGTCGACGTTCCTGCCCCGGATCGGGCCGGCCGCGCTCCACGGGCTGCTGTTCACGATCGTGGTCCTCTTCGCCCTCCAGGGCGACACCATCACCAGCCGCCCACTCGACGTGGCCCGGATCGCCCTGCCCCTGCTGGCCTACTTCGCCCTGATGTGGACCGGTGCCTTCGCCCTCGGCCATGCCCTCCAGATGTCCTACCCGCGCACCGCGACCCTCGCCTTCACCGCGGCCGGCAACAACTTCGAGCTCGCGATCGCGGTCGCGATCGGCGTCTTCGGGGTGACCTCCGGCCAGGCGCTGGCCGGGGTGGTCGGACCGCTGATCGAGGTGCCGGTCCTGGTCGGCTTGGTGTACGTCGCCCTGTGGGCGCGCCGCCGCTTCTACCCCACCACCCGCGAGAGCACCCAGGGAGCACCACTGTGA
- a CDS encoding ArsI/CadI family heavy metal resistance metalloenzyme: MSRIQLALNVDDLAESITFYTALFGTEPAKIKPGYANFAVAEPPLKLVLIENAGQGGTINHLGVEVPDVETVDAEQTRLAGSGLASVDERGTTCCYALQDKFWVEGAPNGESWEVYTVLADSETFDAAGATCRTTADESSAAACC; the protein is encoded by the coding sequence ATGTCCCGCATCCAGCTGGCCCTCAACGTCGACGATCTCGCGGAGTCCATCACCTTCTACACCGCGCTCTTCGGCACCGAGCCGGCCAAGATCAAGCCCGGCTACGCCAACTTCGCGGTGGCCGAGCCCCCACTGAAGCTCGTCCTGATCGAGAATGCCGGCCAGGGCGGCACGATCAACCACCTGGGCGTCGAGGTCCCCGACGTGGAGACGGTCGACGCCGAGCAGACCCGGCTCGCCGGCTCCGGTCTCGCCTCGGTCGACGAGCGGGGCACCACGTGCTGCTACGCCCTCCAGGACAAGTTCTGGGTCGAGGGCGCGCCGAACGGGGAGAGCTGGGAGGTCTACACCGTGCTCGCCGACAGCGAGACCTTCGACGCCGCGGGCGCGACGTGCCGCACCACCGCCGACGAGTCGTCGGCAGCCGCCTGCTGCTGA
- a CDS encoding arsenate reductase ArsC produces the protein MTRPAVLFVCIHNAGRSQMAAGYLRHLAGDRVKVLSAGSEPGERINPMAVQAMAEEGIDIAGAQPRVLDPDDVRASDVVVTMGCGDACPFFPGTRYEDWQLDDPAGRPIEEVRPIRDEIRRRVEALVTELVPSSGAHTPAD, from the coding sequence GTGACCAGGCCCGCAGTCCTGTTCGTCTGCATCCACAACGCCGGCCGGTCTCAGATGGCCGCCGGCTACCTGAGGCACCTCGCCGGTGACCGGGTCAAGGTCCTCTCGGCCGGCTCCGAGCCCGGCGAGCGGATCAACCCGATGGCCGTGCAGGCGATGGCCGAGGAGGGGATCGACATCGCCGGGGCCCAGCCGCGGGTCCTCGACCCGGACGACGTGCGCGCCAGCGACGTGGTCGTCACCATGGGCTGCGGCGACGCCTGCCCGTTCTTCCCCGGGACCCGCTACGAGGACTGGCAGCTGGACGACCCCGCCGGTCGGCCGATCGAGGAGGTCCGGCCGATCCGCGACGAGATCCGGCGCCGGGTCGAGGCCCTGGTCACCGAGCTCGTCCCGTCCTCGGGCGCACACACACCGGCTGACTAG
- a CDS encoding sterol desaturase family protein, with amino-acid sequence MTDDPVDQLARERLAADEARITGPRRRHLGLRAVAVEFWRHPSPWLISGFLLGSVVGRVVVGGGSWWELLIPVALVALFPVIEWVIHVGILHWRPRRVAGVEVDSLLARKHREHHADPRDLPLVFIPWQVLTWLLPAYVAVALLAFPSRPAAWSLLVSVYALKFGYEWTHYLIHSDYRPRTRLYRAVWRNHRLHHYKNEHYWFTVTSAGTADRLFGTYPDPETVATSPTAKNLHGVA; translated from the coding sequence ATGACCGACGACCCCGTGGACCAGCTCGCCCGCGAGCGCCTCGCCGCCGACGAGGCCCGGATCACCGGGCCACGGCGCCGCCACCTCGGCCTGCGTGCCGTGGCCGTGGAGTTCTGGCGGCATCCCTCCCCCTGGCTCATCTCGGGGTTCCTGCTCGGGTCGGTGGTCGGCCGGGTGGTCGTCGGCGGCGGCTCCTGGTGGGAGCTCCTGATCCCGGTCGCGCTGGTCGCCCTGTTCCCGGTGATCGAGTGGGTGATCCACGTCGGGATCCTGCACTGGCGGCCACGACGGGTCGCCGGCGTCGAGGTCGACTCGCTGCTCGCCCGCAAGCACCGCGAGCACCATGCCGACCCCCGCGACCTGCCCCTGGTGTTCATCCCGTGGCAGGTCCTCACCTGGCTGCTCCCGGCGTACGTCGCGGTGGCACTGCTGGCGTTCCCGAGCCGGCCGGCCGCCTGGTCCCTGCTGGTGTCGGTCTACGCCCTGAAGTTCGGCTACGAGTGGACCCACTACCTGATCCACAGCGACTACCGCCCTCGCACCCGGCTCTATCGTGCGGTGTGGCGCAACCACCGGCTGCACCACTACAAGAACGAGCACTACTGGTTCACCGTCACCAGCGCCGGCACCGCGGACCGCCTCTTCGGCACCTACCCCGACCCCGAGACGGTGGCCACTTCGCCGACCGCGAAGAACCTGCACGGCGTCGCCTGA